In Bacteroidota bacterium, one DNA window encodes the following:
- a CDS encoding DUF58 domain-containing protein has translation MPASDAARYLRPDVLSQLDSMELRARLIVEGFITGLHKSPYHGFSVEFAEHRPYNAGDEPRHIDWKVYAKSDRYYVKQYEEETNLRHYVVLDTSASMRYRGESALRKLDYGAYLAAGLHYLMARQRDATGLVGFDETVHTLLPPRSTMGHVRGLLATLDGFTDDAPSKGEATPKTAVAAALHEVAERIGRRALVVVITDLFENVAAHDALLKALQHLRYRGHEVLVFHVLDAATERRFAFPDVPLVMRDLETGETMTVQPAQLRASYTEAVAAFAERFRRRCREQRIDFVELDTAQPYDAALTAYLNKRRRLF, from the coding sequence GTGCCCGCTTCGGACGCCGCCCGCTACCTCCGCCCCGACGTTCTCTCGCAGCTCGACTCTATGGAGCTGCGCGCCCGGCTGATCGTGGAGGGCTTTATCACCGGTCTGCACAAGAGCCCCTATCACGGCTTCTCGGTCGAGTTTGCCGAGCACCGACCCTACAACGCGGGCGACGAGCCGCGGCACATCGACTGGAAAGTCTACGCGAAGTCGGACCGTTACTACGTCAAGCAGTACGAGGAGGAGACGAACCTGCGACACTACGTCGTGCTCGACACGAGCGCGTCGATGCGCTACCGCGGCGAGAGTGCGCTGCGAAAGCTGGACTACGGCGCCTACCTCGCCGCGGGGCTGCACTACCTTATGGCCCGCCAGCGCGACGCCACGGGCCTCGTCGGCTTCGACGAGACGGTGCACACGCTGCTCCCGCCGCGCTCCACGATGGGGCATGTGCGCGGCCTCCTCGCCACCCTCGACGGCTTCACCGACGACGCGCCCTCAAAGGGCGAGGCCACGCCGAAGACGGCCGTAGCTGCTGCGCTCCACGAGGTCGCCGAGCGCATCGGACGGCGCGCACTCGTGGTGGTCATCACCGACCTCTTCGAAAACGTCGCCGCACACGACGCGCTCCTGAAGGCGCTCCAGCACCTCCGCTACCGCGGCCACGAGGTACTCGTCTTCCACGTCCTCGACGCTGCCACCGAGCGCCGCTTCGCCTTCCCTGACGTGCCCCTGGTGATGCGCGACCTGGAGACGGGCGAGACGATGACGGTGCAACCTGCACAGCTCCGCGCGAGCTATACGGAGGCGGTTGCTGCCTTCGCCGAGCGCTTCCGCCGCCGCTGCCGCGAGCAACGCATCGACTTCGTCGAGTTGGACACCGCGCAGCCTTACGACGCCGCGCTCACGGCCTATCTCAACAAGCGCCGCCGTTTGTTCTAG
- a CDS encoding fasciclin domain-containing protein — MSFLRLPYALVLALAVLFSACDSDNSDDPPQADPDIVEVAQGSADLTTLVTALSEAGLVGTLKTDGPFTVFAPTNSAFANLPDGELDRLLQPENEDELEALLLYHVLDIEAMSSALSDGLELTTLNGATFTVVASAASSVGFGIDTDGDGMADANIQTVDIGADNGVVHLIDAVLLPPSPDATPDIVELAQGNADLTTLVTALGAADLVGTLKEDGPFTVFAPTNSAFANLPDGELDRLLEPENKETLRSVLFYHVLGIEARASALSDGLALETANMLMWTVVATSESPSGFGIDTDGDGDADANIVQTDISASNGVVHVIDQVLLPSSAQTITAIAAKNANFKELVSALGSVNLDETLAGPGPFTVFAPVNSAFEDLDAVPSGEALRGVLLYHVLDIEAFSSALENGLTLTTENGATFTVVTSMEAASGFGIDTDGNGMADANIQAVDVDAANGVIHVIDAVLLPPTN; from the coding sequence ATGTCATTCCTCCGTCTTCCCTACGCGCTCGTCCTTGCGCTGGCTGTGCTGTTCAGCGCCTGCGACTCCGACAACAGCGACGACCCACCCCAGGCCGACCCGGATATCGTCGAAGTCGCCCAGGGTAGCGCTGACCTCACTACGCTCGTCACGGCGCTTTCCGAAGCTGGCCTTGTAGGCACGCTCAAGACCGACGGGCCCTTCACCGTCTTCGCGCCCACCAACAGCGCTTTCGCCAACCTTCCCGACGGCGAACTCGACCGCCTCCTGCAGCCCGAGAACGAGGACGAACTTGAAGCCCTCCTGCTCTACCACGTCCTCGACATCGAGGCGATGTCTTCGGCGCTCTCCGACGGGCTCGAGCTCACGACCCTCAACGGTGCCACGTTCACCGTTGTAGCCAGTGCGGCCTCCTCCGTCGGCTTCGGCATCGATACCGACGGTGACGGCATGGCCGACGCCAACATCCAGACCGTCGACATCGGCGCGGACAACGGCGTCGTGCACCTCATCGACGCGGTGCTGCTCCCGCCGTCCCCGGATGCCACTCCGGACATCGTTGAGCTCGCGCAGGGGAATGCCGACCTCACCACGCTCGTGACCGCGCTCGGGGCTGCTGACCTGGTCGGCACGCTCAAGGAGGACGGCCCTTTCACCGTCTTCGCACCCACCAACAGCGCTTTCGCCAACCTTCCCGACGGCGAGCTCGACCGTCTGCTCGAGCCCGAGAACAAGGAGACCCTCCGGTCGGTCCTGTTCTACCACGTGCTCGGCATTGAAGCGCGCGCCTCGGCCCTCTCCGACGGCCTCGCCCTGGAGACGGCCAACATGCTCATGTGGACGGTCGTCGCGACCAGCGAGTCACCCAGCGGCTTCGGCATCGACACCGATGGCGATGGGGATGCAGATGCCAACATCGTGCAGACTGACATCTCGGCCTCGAACGGCGTCGTGCACGTGATCGATCAGGTTCTCCTGCCGTCGTCGGCGCAAACCATCACCGCTATCGCGGCGAAGAACGCCAACTTCAAAGAGCTCGTGAGCGCACTCGGGTCTGTCAACCTGGACGAGACGCTTGCCGGGCCCGGTCCGTTCACGGTCTTCGCGCCGGTCAACAGCGCCTTCGAGGATCTCGACGCCGTGCCTAGTGGCGAAGCGCTGCGTGGCGTGCTCCTCTACCACGTGCTGGACATCGAAGCGTTTTCGAGCGCTCTAGAGAACGGACTCACGCTCACCACGGAGAACGGTGCCACCTTCACGGTCGTCACGTCGATGGAGGCCGCGAGCGGCTTCGGCATCGACACCGACGGCAACGGCATGGCGGACGCCAACATCCAGGCCGTGGACGTAGACGCCGCCAACGGTGTGATCCACGTCATCGATGCGGTACTGCTCCCGCCGACGAACTAG
- a CDS encoding thiolase family protein — protein MKSVYIVAAVRSAIGRFGGAFKGMGPADIAAPVMKAALDKSGVDGEALDFISMGNVLRAGHGQLVPRQAAFKAGIPKSVDAQAVDMVCSSGMMAAMNGAYMIQAGDADIVLTGGTESMSSAGYVLDQGARWGYKFLMGGGNQFQDVMFRDGLSDPETGDPMGEQTEQLAAAEDVTREELDTVAEMSNRRAAEATEAGHFADEIVGVDYRVRRDTKTLTADEGIRAETTMESLAGLRTAFRKDGVLTAGNSSQISDGAAVLLLASEDAVKAHGLTPLAKITGFAWAAGEPWRFPEAPVPAVKNVLKKTGMEIGDVDLIENNEAFAINSVLFNRKLGVSYDKLNVHGGAISLGHPIGCSGARIIVTLIHALRQHDGQAGLASICHGTGGGTALTLELA, from the coding sequence ATGAAATCTGTCTACATCGTCGCCGCTGTCCGCTCCGCCATTGGCCGCTTCGGCGGCGCATTCAAGGGCATGGGCCCCGCCGACATCGCCGCCCCCGTCATGAAAGCCGCGCTCGACAAGTCCGGCGTCGACGGCGAGGCGCTCGACTTCATCTCGATGGGCAACGTACTCCGCGCCGGGCACGGCCAGCTCGTCCCACGCCAGGCCGCCTTCAAAGCCGGCATCCCGAAATCCGTCGACGCGCAGGCCGTCGACATGGTCTGCTCCTCGGGCATGATGGCTGCCATGAACGGCGCCTACATGATCCAGGCGGGCGACGCTGATATCGTGCTCACCGGCGGCACCGAGTCGATGTCGAGCGCGGGCTACGTGCTCGACCAGGGCGCGCGCTGGGGCTACAAGTTCCTCATGGGCGGCGGCAATCAGTTCCAGGACGTGATGTTCCGCGACGGCCTCTCCGACCCCGAGACCGGCGACCCGATGGGCGAGCAGACCGAGCAGCTCGCCGCAGCCGAGGACGTCACCCGCGAGGAACTCGACACCGTCGCCGAGATGTCGAACCGCCGCGCGGCCGAGGCCACCGAGGCGGGCCACTTCGCCGACGAGATCGTGGGCGTGGACTACCGCGTGCGCCGCGACACGAAGACGCTCACCGCCGACGAGGGTATCCGCGCCGAGACGACGATGGAGTCGCTCGCCGGGCTGCGCACGGCGTTCCGCAAGGACGGTGTGCTGACAGCGGGCAACTCGTCGCAGATCTCCGACGGCGCGGCGGTGCTGCTGCTCGCCAGCGAGGACGCCGTGAAGGCGCACGGCCTCACGCCGCTCGCCAAGATCACCGGCTTTGCGTGGGCCGCGGGTGAGCCGTGGCGTTTCCCCGAAGCCCCCGTTCCGGCTGTCAAGAACGTGCTCAAGAAGACCGGCATGGAGATCGGCGACGTAGATCTCATCGAGAACAACGAGGCGTTCGCGATCAACTCGGTGCTCTTCAACCGCAAGCTCGGCGTCTCGTACGACAAGCTGAACGTCCACGGCGGCGCGATCTCGCTCGGCCACCCGATCGGCTGCTCGGGCGCGCGCATCATCGTGACGCTCATCCACGCGCTGCGGCAGCATGACGGCCAGGCCGGTCTCGCGAGCATCTGCCACGGCACCGGCGGCGGCACAGCGCTCACGCTGGAGCTAGCCTAG
- a CDS encoding SDR family oxidoreductase, whose amino-acid sequence MLGFEDKVVVVTGGNRGIGAAIVALLENLGAKVAYNYRSSPGEAGTLPIQADVTKPDEMAAMMEQVEAELGPVYGVVCNAGITRDGLAPNLTQDDWDQVIDINLTGSWNAVKAVLPKMYERKEGALVFISSIVGERGNIGQANYAASKGAVISLAKALALEGARYGVRANTVAPGFIETDMLKPIPEKVQEKIIRQIPMRRFGKPEEIAWACAFLLSPEAGSFITGETVAVNGGHHT is encoded by the coding sequence ATGCTCGGATTCGAAGACAAAGTCGTCGTCGTCACCGGCGGCAACCGTGGAATTGGCGCGGCCATCGTCGCGCTCCTCGAAAACCTCGGCGCGAAGGTCGCCTACAACTACCGCAGCAGCCCCGGCGAGGCCGGGACGCTCCCCATCCAGGCCGACGTCACCAAGCCCGACGAGATGGCCGCCATGATGGAGCAGGTCGAGGCCGAGCTCGGCCCGGTCTACGGCGTCGTCTGCAACGCGGGCATCACGCGCGACGGCCTCGCGCCCAACCTCACGCAGGACGACTGGGACCAGGTCATTGACATCAACCTGACTGGCTCCTGGAACGCCGTCAAGGCCGTGCTCCCGAAGATGTACGAGCGCAAAGAAGGCGCCCTCGTCTTCATCTCGTCGATCGTCGGCGAGCGCGGCAACATCGGGCAGGCGAACTACGCCGCCTCGAAGGGTGCGGTGATCTCGCTGGCGAAGGCACTCGCGCTCGAAGGCGCGCGCTACGGCGTCCGCGCCAACACGGTCGCGCCGGGCTTCATCGAGACGGACATGCTCAAGCCGATCCCGGAGAAGGTGCAGGAGAAGATCATCCGCCAGATCCCGATGCGGCGCTTCGGCAAGCCCGAGGAGATCGCCTGGGCCTGCGCGTTCCTCCTCTCGCCCGAAGCGGGTAGCTTCATCACCGGCGAGACCGTCGCCGTGAACGGCGGCCACCACACGTGA
- the phaC gene encoding class III poly(R)-hydroxyalkanoic acid synthase subunit PhaC yields the protein MQPDFAPAAVRELTDLNQKLATGVRAFQGIDTADIQIGTAPKEAVWHDGRVVLYRYTPQVESPHPVPLLITYALVNRPYMVDLQENRSLVRSLLALGLDVYLIDWGYPTRADRYDTLDDHINGYLNDAVDHIREASGQDAINVLGICQGGVFSMCYASLHPEKVKNLVTMVAPVDFHIEATPEAGLLNAWSRHMDADLMADALGNVPGDLMNFGYLMLKPFTLFFQKYVEMVDVLDDERKLLNFLRMEKWIFDSPDQAGETWRAFIKQAYRDNKLMTGDFEVGDQTVDLGNLTMPVLNVYADADHLVPPASSKALAGLVGTDDYTEANFPVGHIGMYVSGKVQKTLPPLIADWLKER from the coding sequence ATGCAACCTGACTTCGCCCCGGCCGCCGTCCGCGAACTGACGGACCTCAACCAGAAGCTCGCCACCGGCGTGCGCGCCTTCCAGGGCATCGACACCGCCGACATCCAGATCGGCACCGCCCCCAAGGAGGCCGTCTGGCACGACGGTCGCGTGGTGCTCTACCGCTACACCCCGCAGGTCGAGAGCCCGCACCCCGTCCCGCTCCTCATCACGTACGCGCTCGTTAACCGGCCGTACATGGTCGACCTCCAGGAGAACCGCTCGCTCGTGCGTAGCCTCCTCGCGCTCGGCCTCGACGTCTACCTCATCGATTGGGGCTACCCAACCCGCGCCGACCGCTACGACACACTCGACGACCACATCAACGGCTACCTCAACGACGCCGTCGATCACATCCGCGAGGCGAGCGGCCAGGACGCCATCAACGTGCTCGGCATCTGCCAGGGCGGCGTCTTCTCGATGTGCTATGCGTCGCTACATCCCGAGAAGGTCAAGAACCTCGTCACGATGGTCGCGCCCGTCGACTTCCACATTGAGGCGACGCCCGAGGCGGGGCTGCTCAACGCGTGGAGCCGCCACATGGACGCCGACCTCATGGCGGACGCGCTCGGCAACGTGCCCGGCGACCTGATGAACTTCGGCTACCTGATGCTGAAGCCGTTCACGCTCTTCTTCCAGAAGTACGTCGAGATGGTCGACGTCCTCGACGACGAGCGCAAGCTGCTCAACTTCCTCCGCATGGAGAAGTGGATCTTCGACAGCCCCGACCAAGCCGGCGAGACGTGGCGCGCGTTCATCAAGCAGGCCTACCGCGACAACAAGCTCATGACGGGCGACTTCGAGGTCGGCGACCAGACCGTGGACCTCGGCAACCTCACCATGCCGGTCCTCAACGTCTACGCCGACGCCGACCACCTCGTCCCACCTGCGTCGTCGAAGGCGCTCGCCGGGCTCGTCGGGACGGACGACTACACCGAGGCGAACTTCCCCGTGGGCCACATCGGGATGTACGTCAGCGGGAAGGTCCAGAAGACGCTCCCGCCGCTCATCGCCGACTGGCTGAAGGAGCGCTAA
- the fabG gene encoding 3-oxoacyl-ACP reductase FabG, translating to MQAPDARTGSRLEGRVAVVTGGSRGIGYATAIRFGQEGAQLVLADINAETGEASAQALRDLGYDALFVQTNVVEPEQTQAMAQAALDAYGRIDILVNNAGVTRDATLKKMSEEAFDFVIDVNLKGVFNATQAVIPAMIEQGHGRILNAASVVALYGNFGQTNYAATKAGVVGMTKTWARELGRKGITVNAVAPGFIQTDMIGSVPDKVLDMFVDKTPMARLGQPGDIANAYLFLASDEAGFVTGTVLSVDGGLVL from the coding sequence ATGCAAGCTCCTGACGCCCGCACGGGCTCCCGCCTCGAAGGCCGCGTGGCCGTAGTCACTGGCGGCAGCCGTGGCATCGGCTACGCCACCGCGATCCGCTTCGGCCAGGAAGGCGCGCAGCTCGTGCTCGCCGACATCAACGCCGAGACGGGCGAGGCCTCCGCGCAAGCCCTCCGCGACCTCGGCTACGACGCCCTCTTCGTCCAGACCAACGTCGTCGAGCCCGAGCAGACGCAGGCGATGGCGCAGGCTGCCCTCGACGCCTACGGCCGCATCGATATCCTCGTCAACAACGCCGGGGTCACGCGCGACGCCACACTCAAGAAGATGTCCGAGGAGGCCTTCGACTTCGTGATCGACGTCAACCTCAAGGGCGTCTTCAACGCCACCCAGGCTGTCATCCCGGCGATGATCGAGCAGGGCCACGGGCGCATCCTCAACGCGGCGTCCGTGGTGGCGCTCTACGGCAACTTCGGCCAGACCAACTACGCCGCCACGAAAGCCGGCGTCGTCGGCATGACGAAGACGTGGGCGCGCGAACTCGGCCGCAAGGGCATCACGGTCAACGCCGTCGCGCCGGGCTTCATCCAGACCGACATGATCGGCAGCGTGCCGGACAAGGTGCTCGACATGTTCGTCGACAAGACGCCGATGGCGCGCCTCGGCCAGCCGGGCGACATCGCGAACGCCTACCTCTTCCTCGCCTCCGACGAGGCAGGCTTCGTGACCGGCACGGTGCTGAGCGTGGACGGCGGGCTGGTGCTGTAA
- a CDS encoding winged helix DNA-binding protein: protein MSPKLSPTESRLIEEVSALYESFGLRRLQALIVGLLMSQAEARSLGEIAELLGRSKGPVSIAARDLANKHLIRKVEGPEPRKDYYTVHRDFFLNAFAFNMATVRESRAVAQRFLSAATEDSAALVDGAAEHLRRMTTFYGLMERFLAEFTTTWQERGDSLRPDAVAATDIEVTPAAPPASAPDASVPGPDA, encoded by the coding sequence ATGTCGCCCAAGCTCAGCCCCACTGAAAGCCGCCTCATCGAAGAGGTGAGCGCGCTCTACGAGTCGTTTGGCCTCCGGCGGCTCCAGGCGCTCATCGTGGGCCTGCTCATGAGCCAGGCCGAGGCCCGCTCGCTGGGCGAGATCGCCGAGCTGCTCGGGCGCAGCAAGGGACCCGTCTCCATCGCCGCGCGCGACCTCGCCAACAAGCACCTCATCCGCAAGGTTGAAGGGCCGGAGCCGCGCAAGGACTACTACACCGTCCACCGCGACTTCTTCCTCAACGCCTTCGCGTTCAACATGGCCACGGTGCGCGAGAGCCGCGCCGTGGCGCAGCGCTTTCTCTCGGCTGCCACCGAGGATAGCGCGGCCCTGGTGGACGGGGCCGCCGAGCACCTCCGCCGGATGACCACGTTCTACGGGCTGATGGAGCGCTTCCTCGCCGAGTTCACGACCACGTGGCAAGAGCGTGGCGACTCGCTGCGCCCTGACGCCGTCGCGGCGACCGACATCGAGGTGACCCCGGCGGCCCCGCCTGCTTCGGCTCCCGACGCGTCGGTGCCCGGCCCCGACGCCTAA
- a CDS encoding two-component regulator propeller domain-containing protein — MPVFSPLRMRAPGWSVWALGLLVLLSGPRSEAQRTGDVVAALEFAPPVAPKTLASQALDRLRFERSDALAFDQSNFITTHLLDRHGFVWMASEGNLFRFDGYTLRTYGPDPADPNSLPSDVIYGLAEAPDGRLWLAAVPESLIRFDPVTEKAETFDTPLAIRNRRVAVDSTGLVWFISQPVDEAVPGHRLYRLDPATGHSEVVPLDAPDGLLVSIVDMEASADGHLWLATTEYGAIRYDVYARQAHFYDASRGLDTPIARVRVSASGAVWAQGDGSLYEYDATADRFTRRLTGPLLDWRPNPFLSGCYVDALRVAWCYRVDDGTLAVLDVDTGAERVFTYDPADLDGIPGMGIGRVFEDQAGVLWIAGLGGVRRVTGRQGYFTRINNAPTTFLRAGTGRDGSLLVAEFCGDVFRLEGTLLVPHPLVPLGLGLCAMTVTETTDGAVWVGTWPWQAGQGGVYRFDPDGTYRYFVHDDEDPTSIAMRGVRAILEDRTGRIWIGTSSTLDLYDPATQTFSRAPTVGDGFAGDDVWALAEAPDGTLWVSYYADGVEHYDPATGRVLARYQHDRTDPATLGADVASWIEPSRQDTNTVWIATWGGGLNRLDLNSGLMKRLTPRNGLPDLQVNQVLEDDRGRIWATTPRGLVRHDPATGALRVFGQADGLRAYAGLAGFSRLGDGRFALTDGRTFEGNGQLFVFHPDSIRDDATTAPLALTALDVQGQARPIAPQPDELRFAPADEVFGLEFAALNYADAERIRYRHRLDGFDSDWIEVGTRRYAAYTNLPPGRYTFRLQADLGAGWGGTFAVPVVVEPYWWETAWARLSALLSAVALGVLLVRYLATRQLRATLRRLEVERRLQDERERISQDLHDHVGAQLSTIVSGIDLARLASASPNQGDGAPAKAVSYLDRLEAHARTTMAQLRETIWALHHETVTLQAFHERLCTYARTQAGLRPSPPRIDCRLHAADPGWTLTPMQALNLYRIAQEAVENALKHAAAQHLTIDVQAATDALILVVEDDGAFAAPRTVGATVADDLRGFGLDGMQRRAERLGGRFAMDTAAGTTVRVEIPWAHEEPMRG, encoded by the coding sequence ATGCCCGTTTTTTCCCCTCTCCGCATGCGAGCGCCCGGCTGGAGCGTCTGGGCGCTGGGTTTGCTGGTGCTCCTGAGCGGTCCCCGCAGTGAAGCGCAGCGCACGGGCGACGTAGTGGCCGCGTTGGAGTTCGCCCCGCCAGTCGCGCCGAAGACACTTGCCTCGCAGGCCCTCGACCGCCTCCGCTTCGAGCGCTCCGACGCCCTCGCCTTCGACCAGTCGAACTTCATCACCACGCACCTGCTCGACCGCCACGGCTTTGTGTGGATGGCAAGCGAGGGCAACCTGTTTCGCTTCGATGGCTACACGCTGCGCACCTACGGCCCGGACCCGGCCGACCCGAACTCGCTGCCGTCCGATGTGATCTATGGGCTCGCGGAGGCCCCAGACGGGCGCCTGTGGCTAGCCGCTGTGCCTGAGTCCCTGATCCGCTTCGACCCAGTGACGGAGAAGGCCGAGACGTTCGACACGCCGCTTGCCATACGGAACCGCCGTGTGGCGGTGGACTCGACCGGCTTGGTGTGGTTCATCAGCCAGCCTGTTGATGAGGCGGTACCTGGACACCGCCTCTACCGGCTCGACCCCGCGACGGGACACTCCGAGGTCGTGCCGCTCGACGCACCGGATGGGCTCCTCGTCAGCATTGTGGACATGGAGGCCAGCGCCGATGGGCACCTGTGGCTCGCCACCACCGAGTACGGAGCCATACGGTATGATGTCTACGCGCGCCAGGCGCACTTCTATGACGCGAGCCGGGGGCTCGACACGCCCATCGCGCGGGTGCGGGTGAGCGCAAGCGGAGCCGTGTGGGCGCAAGGCGACGGCAGTCTCTATGAGTACGATGCCACCGCCGACCGCTTCACACGGCGCCTGACGGGGCCGTTGCTCGACTGGCGTCCCAATCCGTTTCTGTCTGGCTGCTATGTGGACGCGCTCCGCGTGGCGTGGTGCTACCGCGTGGACGACGGCACGCTCGCCGTCCTCGACGTGGACACGGGCGCGGAGCGCGTCTTCACCTACGACCCCGCTGACCTGGACGGGATTCCCGGCATGGGCATCGGGCGCGTGTTCGAAGACCAGGCGGGCGTGCTCTGGATCGCAGGCCTCGGCGGTGTGCGGCGGGTGACGGGGCGCCAGGGCTATTTCACGCGCATCAACAACGCGCCGACGACGTTCCTGCGCGCGGGCACGGGCCGCGACGGAAGCCTGCTCGTCGCGGAGTTCTGTGGGGATGTCTTCAGGCTGGAGGGGACGCTGCTCGTCCCGCATCCGCTCGTCCCGCTCGGGCTCGGTCTGTGCGCGATGACCGTCACGGAGACCACGGATGGGGCCGTGTGGGTCGGCACCTGGCCGTGGCAGGCCGGACAGGGCGGTGTCTATCGCTTCGACCCGGACGGGACCTATCGCTACTTCGTCCACGACGACGAGGACCCGACTTCGATTGCCATGCGTGGCGTCCGGGCGATCCTCGAAGACCGGACGGGCCGGATCTGGATCGGCACATCGAGCACGCTCGACCTCTACGACCCCGCCACGCAGACCTTCTCACGCGCACCAACGGTTGGCGACGGGTTCGCCGGCGACGACGTGTGGGCGCTTGCCGAGGCCCCCGACGGCACGCTCTGGGTGAGCTACTACGCCGACGGCGTCGAGCACTACGACCCCGCCACCGGCCGCGTCCTCGCACGCTACCAGCACGACCGCACTGACCCGGCCACGCTGGGCGCGGACGTAGCGTCGTGGATCGAGCCCTCGCGACAGGACACCAACACGGTCTGGATCGCGACCTGGGGCGGCGGCCTCAACCGCCTCGACCTCAACAGTGGGCTCATGAAGCGGCTCACGCCGCGCAACGGCCTCCCCGACCTGCAGGTCAACCAGGTGCTCGAAGATGACCGGGGGCGCATCTGGGCGACAACGCCGCGCGGCCTGGTGCGCCACGACCCGGCCACGGGCGCGCTCCGCGTCTTCGGCCAAGCCGATGGCCTCCGCGCCTACGCCGGGCTCGCCGGGTTCAGCCGCCTCGGCGACGGCCGCTTTGCCCTCACCGATGGGCGCACCTTCGAGGGCAATGGCCAACTCTTCGTCTTCCACCCCGACTCCATCCGCGACGATGCAACGACCGCCCCGCTCGCGCTCACCGCGCTGGACGTGCAGGGGCAGGCCCGCCCGATCGCGCCGCAGCCCGATGAACTCCGCTTCGCCCCCGCCGACGAGGTGTTCGGCCTCGAGTTTGCCGCGCTCAACTATGCCGACGCTGAGCGCATCCGCTACCGTCACCGCCTGGACGGGTTCGACAGCGACTGGATCGAGGTCGGCACCCGGCGCTATGCGGCGTACACGAACCTGCCACCCGGCCGCTACACGTTCCGTCTGCAGGCCGACCTCGGCGCCGGGTGGGGCGGCACGTTTGCGGTGCCCGTGGTCGTGGAGCCGTACTGGTGGGAAACCGCCTGGGCACGCCTCTCGGCGCTGCTGAGTGCAGTGGCCCTGGGTGTGCTGCTCGTGCGCTACCTCGCCACGCGCCAACTCCGCGCGACGCTGCGGCGGCTGGAGGTCGAGCGGCGGCTCCAGGACGAGCGCGAGCGCATCAGCCAGGACCTCCACGACCACGTCGGCGCGCAGCTCTCGACCATCGTCTCCGGCATCGACCTCGCGCGGCTGGCCTCGGCCTCGCCCAACCAAGGCGACGGGGCACCTGCCAAGGCGGTGTCCTATCTCGACCGTCTCGAAGCGCATGCGCGCACCACAATGGCACAGCTCCGCGAGACGATCTGGGCGCTCCACCACGAGACGGTGACGCTCCAGGCCTTCCACGAGCGGCTCTGCACCTATGCCCGCACGCAGGCGGGCCTGCGCCCCAGTCCTCCCCGCATCGACTGCCGTCTCCACGCTGCCGACCCGGGATGGACGCTCACGCCGATGCAGGCGCTCAACCTCTACCGCATCGCGCAGGAGGCGGTAGAGAATGCGCTCAAGCACGCCGCTGCGCAGCACCTCACCATCGACGTGCAGGCGGCAACCGACGCGCTCATCCTCGTCGTGGAGGACGACGGCGCCTTCGCCGCGCCGCGGACCGTGGGTGCTACCGTGGCCGACGACCTACGCGGCTTTGGCCTCGATGGCATGCAGCGTCGTGCCGAGCGCCTCGGCGGCCGCTTCGCGATGGACACCGCCGCTGGCACGACGGTCCGCGTGGAAATACCATGGGCACATGAGGAGCCGATGAGAGGGTGA